The DNA sequence aacataggcttatggtatcctaagagtgataactttgaattaattggattttcGGATGCTAATTTTACCAGTtgtagggttgaaagaaaaaacacttgtggcacttgtcatttcctaggacactcacttgttacATGGCataataagaagcaaaattcgatAGCTTTGTCAACAGTAGAAGCCGGATACATAGCAACcggttcatgttatccacaaattctttggatgaaacaaacacttagtgattttgatttatctttcgagcatgttcctattaaatgtgataatacaAGTGccataaatatatcaaaaaatccTGTGCAACACTCTAAGACTAAacatatagagattagacatcattttcttagagaccatgcacaaaaaggtgacataacacttgaatttgtaagcacaaagatcaacttgccgatatctttacaaaacctttgagtgaagaacaatttgttgatattagattATAACTAGGGGTGATTTATTTATGATCTAATGATTGCTTAATGAATTGTTGATGAATATATCTtctgattgcatgaatttcatgtcatatgcatcatatagacatatacttagataaatggtcaaattttgaccaaataTCAAAATTCCCCTAGCATTGGTCATAAAAAATCTAGGTTTTCAAGTGAAAAGGGTAgggaaaggataaaaaaaatgagaaaatgcacAAAAGGTGAAAAGTCAAACCCGTTGACCGCATTGACTAGGTAGTCTACTGGACCAGGACTGGTCGACCGATTCGTCAAGACTGGGGATCTAAAGAGACTCATGCGAGTTGTTTTCTCCATTGTTCTCCTCCATTTCTTCAGGATTTTTCACATTTCAGCTTCTAGAGATCAGTTTAAGCAAGGTTTGGACCGATTGAAGGCTTTGGATTGGATTTTTGGGAGGattggaggctagggtttcGGTTTTGGACTGCACTTTCTTCCTCCCGCGCACCACAACCAAGGTTTTATTCTTTCCTAcgcacttagggttttggttGTGAGTGCTTCTCTCTCTACCAGCCTCATCTCTTTTGTTTCTGTCATTCTCATGGATCCTAGGAGGGAGTTGGCTACCTCTAGGGCATAGGGCAAGCCCCTAATTGAGCTGTCTCAGCCCCCTCAGTTGGAGGCTCGTCAAAAGGCGAGCTTTGACATCGTCTTTTTCAGCTCCATGGAGGACTACTAACGGTACAAGCAAAAGTTTGCTTAGAAGAAAGTAGTTCCAGGGAGAAGTATCAATTTCTCCTAACTCCAACATTTTGGATTTGAGAAACTATTCAGTACGATGGGTTAGTTGCCTATGGTGACAGTTTCGAAGCTAATTTTTTCGACATTGGTGCGAGCGTTCTATTCAAGGGTGACATATGGCATTGGTGGCCCCATTTTTTCCACCATTAGAGGAGTCAAAATTCGGTTGGACTTGGAAAACATCTGCCTCATTTTCAATATTGATCCAGTTGGAATTAGGGTGTATGAGTCCAAGATTTGGTCCACTGTGTCGGGTTTGAAGCCTAAAGAGGTCATTCAAAGGATCTGCGGACTTGCAGATGCCTAgaggatgggcaaaccatcggcccATAGCTTGATCATGATTAGCAGAGTACTACACCACATAATTTGCTCTATCCTGCTACCACAAGGCGGACACCGAGACGAGGTCTCCTATTATGAGGCATTCCTCGTGGACTCTATTCTAACGAGGAGACGGATTCACTTGgggtatttgatgatgatgcacatgatctcaTGTTACGAGAGCATGACCTGTGTACTCCCCAATGGCCACTTCCTCACTAGAGTGTTCAAGGATGTCGGGGTTGATTTGAGCAGAGAGACAGATTTTGAGGCTCCCAACATttatgatacatatgatgagCAGTCTATGGGGTGGAAGAAATTTCCCCTATGGTTCTTGGATTAGGAGAGCAGAAAGACACCAGCACAGGCCAGGGGACAGGGACAGGTGCATCccggagtagaggaggaggttGAGATATGAGAGATGGAGGGTGGAGTAGACCCTCAGAGAGGCTTTTAGTAGAGAgagcccgagcttgacattccttCACTCCAGTCAGAGGATGTTTAGTTTGAGGCCACATTTTCTGAGTCGATGATGTCTGAGCTGACTTACACAGGGGACCATCTTTTCAGCCATTATTCACTAAGCCTCCACACATAGAGATACCACCTCATCAGGCACTTCACACTCCTGATCATGTGCCTTAAATAGATCCATCTGCTTAGATTAGCTATCTCGGCACTCGCATGGAGGAGCTTACAGTAGTTAGTGATACTCGattctactctatggaggatcgcatggatcagTATTAGACTGGCTTCACCTCTCAGCTTGAGTATTTGTAGCAGAGAtttgagagtatgaaggctcgCATGGATCAACATTAGGCTACTTTTGAGCATCTCCAGTAGAGGATTGAGCACATTGAGGGTCGCCAGGAGAGTCgacatgaggagatgatggcttacctatGCTCTGTGTTTCCATCTCGacctcctcagccttgattTCATAGAGACcccctttgtttcttttttatattgcCAAAAGAGGGAGAAATATTTAGGATCTAAGAGacttacatgcatatcattctCATATCATTTGTTTGGATTGAATATATGATAGACTTATatgtttcatgcatcttttgaCTTAAATATGATATGCTATATGTTTCATGACTTACactatttcttatttaaaattcattatctCTAGCATGTCTTGATTTTCTTggttttaacttcaaaaattttgattgattgatccatgattggtttgaggggaaaattcttcttctcctagataaccaaggtttgtcatcataaaaaatgggagattgttagcccaagggttctcctaatcaagttATCATCAAACCACaattaagttactaattggtttgaattgtaaagaatctcaagtattaatttggaaattcatcaaaggacctaatggatacaagatcaagatGTTTGGAAGACATTAATCATacgaaacaaatgtaagatgaatgcatgagtgcacttaggttttacatatcatttcatgcatgtttggaaaactcagtttattatttaaagttacaatttcattaaaacccgagttttaacAACTTTACCTTggtaaaaacttttcaaaattggcatattaatttacttaaagacattgcctaagtgttagaaaagaaaagaacaaaaaaagataggttttcgaggCCAAAAGGTTGAACCGGTCAAGGCACtaggccaaccggctcaaccggccAGGGTACCGGTCGACTGGTTCCCCTTTCCCAATTGAGGTCCAATCAAGGAGTgctaaaaacactctctctcatccagtagctttcccttcccggtcgaggttTGGTTgaagcaacggtaacctgccaaagcattaaatgctcaaaCGACTAGTGAATCGGTCGATCCCAACTCGACTggttgaggctgctttttgtttttcttggctcccaatgttagaaacctataaattgagagctccacttcattcatgacatagagaacacttgcatttaattgtctacccacttgttcttatcttaaaagctctcatttctttcttggtgcattaaatcttcacttgcatatctttttaaTGCACCattgtgagtcatcctagctttgatttgtatttaagccattattgagctaggttgagaggagatcattcttgtaaattgagtgttagagccttcaagtgagttgaatcttgaagagattgtgtaagaacTCATTGGCGccaaaatccaagtgtaaaggagattagaagcttggttgaagcttcaagttagtggaaccttcaagttagtggaacccttactcggttaggagactgaggagagtggacgtagacaaggaagtgtcgaaccactataaaatctaagtttgaattctctaactctatctctttatatttgtttctattgtgcttgaatttgttgtgttgaaaaagtttttgaaaaaaccaATTCACCcctctcttgggtgtttttctcatttaagattaacttttattttctcactaaggtagtacttaaaggttactaaggtagtacctaaaggttACTAAATGTTCCAAAAACTCCAAcctacatttttctttcttatctaCTTTCTTAGTAACCAAATGTAGCACTTCATCCTAAGAACACCCAATTAAAAGACAACTTCAATAGGCGCAATTGTGATTCTGATTTTGCTATAGCAAAGCGTAACTGAATGAAAGTTGAAATCCAAAATATTggtttccttaaaaaaatatatatcgtCTTCCTGTCATTCTGTTGCATTTTTCCCTAACCCCTACCTgaaatttgaaagtaattaatttttattttttgcaattaGGCTccaaaccaataattttttactttttcctcGTTACCCTCTTTCAACATTAGCATTAGTAATATCAACATGAACAACAATTAGTAAATTAGTTCAACATCAATGCTATTATTTGtgatgaagaaataaataaagttacAACCCAATAAAACTAACCAGCATCATAGTAACGTCTTCCAATCTATGCTAACATTTGTAAGAAGTTATGACTACAGTATGAACTTGTAAAGTCattcatataaaaaagaaaaaaaattgaatggaaaattCATAAGGAATAGAAGCACTATGAGATTGTGAGATCAAGAACATAAGAGTTGTTCACTAACATGATAGCCATGCCAAAAGTATAGATACGAGGACAAATTGTGCCTCTATTATTGAGTTAACCTTCTAGAACATTACAAATGTGTCTTCCATCTTCAACAACCTCATcagtaatgaaaaaaatgagaggcATCAGAAAGTAacgaagtaaaaaaaaattctctaaatttaattaacctcaaaatgaaaatattattagtttaagtttcacTAGCAAAGATTTCACCAAAGAGGTTCAGGCTTTGAACATTGAGAGAGGTAACATTGAGAGGTGGAAGTGTTAGATCTGGAGGCGGCAAGGGAAAATGTGGCAACGAAAGTGAGGAAGAGGTGTTGCCTATGGTAGGTGTGATAGTGAGTAGGAAATAGACGATTTGAGGGGAATACTCgagtttctttcattgaattGACTATCTCAGGTCGGGGTTAGGGCAAAATgagaggaagatgagaaatctTGTTtcgaaaataggaaaaattgaaatgacACTCTGTTCGGGTGACgaggaagtaaaaaaaaaagagagaaatgttGTTTGGGAAATTTCAGACTGCAATAATGCAATGTGGATGCTGATATGGAGATTAGGTAAGGGCAAAGTGGGTATAAAAAGACCACTTAGCACCGAGTGCATAacaatcatatatttttccataTTAATGGGGAAATCTTGGATTTCTAATTTTTAGGTTCTGAAAACCTTATTATCACCAAATGGGTGGCCCAAAACACAAGTTTTCCTAAAAGGTTTGTCCACAAACCATTCAGCCACCCTAGGAAGGGATGATACCCTTTGGTGTAGATCCAAATAGTTATTTACAAAAGGTAGTTcaaaaaacttatcaaaccCATGTGCCAAGGCCAATAATCTCACTTACCAATCAATATAGCTATAATGAGCACTGAGCAGTACAAAAAGTCAATTGCATAAGTCTTTTCACTCTTTTCCCCATGTGCATTCATGTTTATATGTTTAGAGTTTTGCCAAAATGCTTTGGAGGGTTTTGGCTTTTGAAATATTCTAATTTCTCCTTCCctaattattattgatattcaaattttctGGTGGCAAAACTaatgcttttatatatatatatatatatactatagaAACCATTCCCATATTCCCATAATACACATAGACTTGAGTTGAATATAGAATTTAAATTGAGGATAcatacaattttctttttatttaaatgtaaaaTCCTGTAAATTACAATTACTACCCATCTTTTGCTCTTTTGTTACAATTAGGGATCGTAATTGGGTGGGTTTGACACGAGTCATCTCCATTCCATCATCGACACGTTTATTTATATCCATTCCTATCCCCacctaaaaaacaaatttaaatgtGATGAGGTAGGGTGGGAAGTATAGAAAATTCTCATATCCATCTCACTTCGTCCTATTTAACCTTTTtacttttgttcaattttttttaagtgtttgtttttttttttttttacttataaaactttaaataatattaaaaataaatataatttataaattaataaatattataatttatttttataaaagtaatattttacatatgttaaaaaatgaaaaatgaagaaaaaatcaattaaaatcaatttttatttaatattatatataattgggatgTGATTGGAATGGGATAAAGTCAAATCCAAATCCATCCTAAACACGTCCtgagttctaattttttttttttttttaacatatgcTAAAACCACTTACATATTTCTCAAACCCATCCTATTAGGAACAAGTATCCCAAAAAAAAACcgtcttattgttatttttagCCACAACATGCTTTGTTTTAGCCTTtctatgaaaacaaattgtgtcttttttttattatttgtttaattcaaaatgttttatatgGACAAAAACATCTTAAtgtcaaatatttctttagaaAGAAGCCCAATTTAAAAGCCCTAGTTTTTGGTGGGTCGCCGATTTTAATCTCATAGCTCGTCACTTTCTCTCAAGTCCTTATATGGAATACTCCAACAACATAAATAATGATTAATTGTGggattaatttaaagaaaaaacaatgcacaactttttaaaataattaaaaggtgCATGGTTTGAATATTATAGAACTCATGCTCCAACAGAgagaattttttgaaattggtTGACCACTACTTTTGACAAAGGAAAAGTAGTTGAAACTTATCAAGAAAAAGATTTGTTGAGTGAGGATTTTAAAAGTTCAAAAGGCAAAGGTTAGgtaaaaacttatcaaacccATGTTCCAATGCCAATATATAATCTCAAAGGGAATCACTTTGGTGGGTCTTGATGGTCCATGTGAATTCATTTTTACATGATTGGAGTTTTGTCTAAATATTTTTGGAGGGTCTTGGCCTTCGAAATAATCTAGTTTCTCCTTTaccaattattttctatattaaattattcttgTGGCAGAAttaattcttttgtaaataacaAATGAGCACATGCATCAGTCAATTCAATAGAAGAATTAGCATCATAAAATAATACACACATACTTATTCATTGAGTGTTACAAAATAACAGGGATaggcaataagaaaaaaaaaaaaaaaaaacagaatgaGAACACACAAATTTAAGTGGAAAACCCTAGATTGGAAAAACCACTGATAGAGGAGAAGAAAATCtactatataaaaaattggtacaaaaaaaatgagagatagAGAAAAACATAAACATAAACAATTAGTTTAATACTCTCCCTTAAGATGGAGAATGAATGTTATGAATTCTCATCTTGTTAAGAAGATAagcaaaatgatttagatggaGGTTTAGTTAGCAAGGTTGCAATCTGATGTTGTGAAGAGACATGTAGAATCTTCAGGTAACCAACTTCTACTTCCTCTCTCACTAGATGCATGACTGTCAATCTCAATGTGTTTAGTACGTTCATGAAACACGTGATTAGCTACTTGTTTCTTCTTGAATAACCAAAGAAAAGACTTTTGATACAAAAGGCAAAGGAgtcatcatcaaaatttgagCACAGGTTTCAGCATAGGACTTATTGAACCCCATGAGGAATTTCAAAGCATACTCCTATTATTGAAAATCCATCCACAGTTTTATTCCTCCACAATAGCAATCAGGCACAAGTTGATATTCATCCCAAAGAATTTTCAATTTGGTAAAATAGCCATGACATCAAGAGATTCTTGGTTAAAGGCAACAAGCTGCTTTttgatttggaaaatttgagaccATTGCTTTGGTGAAAATGATCACAAAGATAGACATCCAGGTTTCAAAAGCACATTGTCTATGTATAATAGACCATCTGTTATTTATCTAGACATAACATTAAGAATCCGGGAAATTACCATGCTATTGTAACGAGTCCAAATGCTAAAGAGAAGATGATCATAGGTTGGTCGAGTGATACTTCCATCAACGAAACCGACTTTGTTCTTTATATTAAGAGCCATGAACATCGAACGCCTCCAAGTGTTGTAATTAGATCCAATTAAATGGTATGAAACCATAACTAGACCTGGATGATCACCATTGTGTAGATAAAAAGGACTTTCATAATCTTCCATTAATGACATATTTGATGAACGCACAACCTGACGACTATCATTGTTGACATTTTGGTTGCCTCCTCAAGCCATTAGAtgagagaaaagagaagaaatggaagaaaatgagaTAGCAGAGTAGAGAAtaactctgataccataaatatatatatatatatatatatatatatatatatatatatatatatatatatatatatatatatatataataaaagacTACAAGAAGAactttgtcaattttttttatctaaactGGGGAGAAAACAAGAAAGCTATATATCAGGAGCATGGTGATGGTTTGTAACTTGTAACTAGCTTGTAACAAATTTCTAACTCAGATATTAGCTTATCATAACAAGAAAAACAGAAACAGAAACAGAAACAGAAGCAATCAATTTAATACTGAGTGGTGTTTAAATggttatttaaaattatatgaacaACCCATAATTTCAATATCTTTCCCTTTTGAAGGTAAGATTGCATTATTCTTGGACCCTTGTTGCTGTCTGAATGATTAGTGTAATCCTGATTCAGATTTTTTCAGTCTTTGGTCATTTCCTTCTCAGGTAGTGATGACCCTTAAAGCTGGCATCGCCTCACAAACTCTTCTTGTCAGTTCTTCGTTAAGGTTATCATGTCTTCTAGAGCTTAACCCAATTAAGgcagtttttaaatttattgaatcTGAAACATGAAATTAATcgacttttgttttatttactttttttttttttactttaaatctattgtttattttatttcaattttttttaatttctttttggtttttctttctattttatttactttgcattttctatcaaattttctaggaaacaaatataccttagggTTTTACCATTAGCATACACAATCCTTTAAACTTCATTATGTGTtagcaaaaaaaataatctttctaGCACAAGAACAATTTCTTCGCACAAAAAAGGCTGATATAGGGACGTACATGTCATCCAGGGAGGGATCATAGGAGCCTAGACGTCTGATGTTGAGGAGAGAGCGCCGGAAAGATGGAACCACAAATAATGGCTTGCACTGGGCCATCTCAGCCCATGAAATTAACTAGGAACATACTAACTGAATATGTGTCAGCTATCCGATGATCGAATGTACAGCCCACCACGACTCCACATTTGAGCTCAATCACCTGTAATATTCCTTCATTTGTTTTATCACATAGAATAATAATGCCACAGCAATATCATGATGtgtcagagagagagagagaagtgtTACCTGCACACAGAGGACACCACGCGGCTTCTTAGGGACAAGCTTGCCTTCAATGCTGTCGTTAGGGTTATACAAGCTGAGGTCTTGTGGTTTTGCATCTGGGTAAGCCTCCATGAAATCTACCCCTCGGTTATTGCATAGAAGTTCAGGCTCACCCACTGAGTTACCAGCAACTTCCCCTGCAAAACCATGGTAGGGGACCAGTGCTTGGACCATGGCTTTCTTCAGAACCCCAACCATGGACCCAAAGGTAAGACATCACCTCTGTTAACACTCTGATGGGATTTTTTGTAACAGAAAAACACACTCACATCTACAGGaggaaaaatcaaatcaaggtTAGATAGGGGCTACCACAACCTCTTTCCCGGTTACAATTACAGTGAAGTCTCCTCCACCACACATGGTTTTCAGCTAAGAGGGATGGAGTGAAACGGAAAAATGGGAATGGTTTGTAGAGGGGATGAGGAGGAGTGGTGGATTTATAGGCGACTAGGTAGAAACCAAAGAGGTCTCTATGTGTAGATCCCACTTTGGCTTGTGATGGAAAGACTTTGGTGACTGAGAGCTAAGTCTTTTGTGTCCTTGGCATCAGTCATTGCCCATTGCTAGACGTGTTTCCTACTTTGATGTTGTCATAACTCACAAGCCTTGTGGAAAGATTGTGTTGTCTACGgataaattattgttaaataggataacttatataatatatatatcaatttcttcaacaaaataatttcaaaatatctatTACTACTTCTATCTTAGAATTTTTGCCAAACTTAACTCTAGTGCAATGGAGGTGATCATCATAATGAGAATCTAACATGAGTTAATTAATTTgtaatgattaaaatttaatcATCATCACATAACATCCGCGCGCGCATATGCATCAAGTTGTAGTTGCCAATGGGATAGAGATAAGATGTTGTAAATCGATATAAAAGGGTAGGCCTGATAAGGCTACCAGCAAGCTTACTATGGAAAATAAGAGAGGAAAATACCAGTTCCATATAATagtaaaatgttttcataatattatataatgaaTAAAACTAAAAGAGGATGAGTTAGGTTTTAAGGCCTACCTCACCCCAAAAAGGAAAGAGTGAGGTAGCAACCTATCCTATACATGCTCTCTCAAAAACCATTACAAATGGAGTGAACCATTTgtagtttttctttattatcaCAATAACAATAGTAAAAGTAACTAACTTAAAGAAAGTAACCTTACTTTATTAAAGCCTAAAACTACTAAACTATCTAAGTAATCatcaaaatgagaaaaacggaaaataaaaatacaatttgtATCTAAAAGCTTTTCAAAATTGATCTCCTTTAAGCCATGATAGACTATCTATTCTTTAGATTGAATGTGCATTTAATTATTTGCCAAATTAGGCTTACCTTTAAGGAGTATTTTCAATATGTTGAAGATGAGTTTGATGGTTGTCACCCCCTTCACTATTAGTGAATTCATTGTTAATGCACTCATGCACAATTCCATCAAAATTTTCAGATTTAAAATCTAATGTAATAGTAAGAAGGTTTGTCACATCAAGCTCATCACTATTTTCTGTTAAAGGTACATCTAAATGGATTGTTTCCTTATTATCATCAACCATATCATTTAACATATTAGTATTAGGCTCAAATTGATCCAAAACTTGAGTTGTTTGGTAGATGGATTCCTTGGAATTAACATTGTCCTTTTCCAACTCAATAAtgattgtttttgtttcattcatCATATTCACTTGGAgttttatatattctttaagCACAACCTTCGAACTCTTTTGATCTTGTCTAACCatggaaaaatcaaagaatgatgATGCACATAAAGAAGAGTAGAGATATCCTTCCTTGCTAGAGTATACATcaaaattctttatttcattaatgtCTTCATAACTAGGCACATGAGTATCTTTTCCTACATTGGCCCATCCCTTCATTctcaaattgtttaaaatttgcACTTGTTTTCCAAAAAGAGGGAGGCTTATGTGAAGAATTATACTTAGAGCTAGAAGGAAAATTTTGCCAACTAGATTGATACCAAAATTAGAATGAGTTATGAAGTTACTAGAAAGCTGAGCATTGAAAGGTGAAGGAGGAATCTATGATATAGGCCTAGGATGACGGTAATCCCTCATCGTCTTGTAAACTAGTGCAGTCTTAGATGGTGTTCCAACATTATTGTAGTAACCAGTATTCTAGTTTTCCATTGTAGCATTCAAATTCTTTACTTCAGCATCCTAGCTTCAACAAAAATCTTAACACAAAATGAGTGAAAtccaattgaagaaaaaatatatataaaaataaaaacctaatcTAATCTAATAGCaaacaattaattttcaaactaaaaacaaCTAAACAACGTCGATCCCTGACAACAACACCATTTTCTTGACCGCAAATCTctgttgtaaataaaatactaaagccTAAATACATAATAACTCTAgccaagaaaaaccaaagataGAGTTACCATGGCTTTGTAGTATTACGGGTTATCGTCCTCTAAGATCAGCTctaatatgtttatttgttcttatattcaaaggattaattatttactaaaggtaaaaaatatctaattcaAATAAATCAGAATAaaataaggatgaaaatttcctAAATAAGTCTACttaaattatagaataattattgatttttaattcaattaattaagaTGGGGGTCCACAATCCAACTTTGAGTATACCTTTAGGCGAAACAAGggtatataatttaatagtctTAAGGTAATCAAAGTGCATGGTCTAACGACATCAACCTGAGTTCTATACCTCAGAGTTGATCCGTAtcctaacttttaatattttattccattgaaTTACCTAATAGATGAATGGACATGAAATCTAGGTTTAGGTCTAAAGTTTTAGGCTTTTACCACTCTGTGTAGATTTGCCTTAAGGTAGAAAACAATGACAAAACCTTTAATAATTAgagatcaagaattaccaagaatctcTAGTATCAAGAAATATGTGATTAAATCGTCCCCTAAGTCAAACTAACTTTAGAGGGTATTTTGATCTCAATACTAGTGCCCTAACCTTTCATTCAtttcattattaatttgatttcacccATTGTTTCCCGTTGAATCTAACCCTAGATTTTCATGTTTCACCCCAAGATGGCTTTTAGCCTCTTATGGGCATGTCCTTACATACATAAGCCACAAAAGAGTAAGAAAGAACcattcttgatttcaaagaaattagaaacaagaatttattcaataataaagagaagaaagaaaacaaacctaGAAAAACCTTCAAGgtcttcttctcttctctccAAGAATTGTCAAGCCATCTCtactcctaaaaaaaaatccaaatgtcCCTAGAAAACCTAAATATTGAGTTTTTATAGTTTTCACCAAAAAACCTAACACGTGGCATGTTCCTATTGGTCAcctattttacaaataattacctaaaatgacaaaaaataataaaattatgatttctagtcgtgttGTGCCCATTTAGGGGGGATGAAGTGCCCAACATGCAATTCCCGAAGTAGAGGAGGCAGAATATCAATGTGGTAGTGTGTGAATTCGTAATTGGGGTCATTTCAAATTGGATATCAAATTcata is a window from the Vitis riparia cultivar Riparia Gloire de Montpellier isolate 1030 chromosome 9, EGFV_Vit.rip_1.0, whole genome shotgun sequence genome containing:
- the LOC117921825 gene encoding hydroxycinnamoyltransferase 2-like is translated as MVGVLKKAMVQALVPYHGFAGEVAGNSVGEPELLCNNRGVDFMEAYPDAKPQDLSLYNPNDSIEGKLVPKKPRGVLCVQVIELKCGVVVGCTFDHRIADTYSVSMFLVNFMG